A window of Candidatus Atribacteria bacterium ADurb.Bin276 genomic DNA:
ATGCCATCAAAAAATAAGGAGACGATTGGATGAAGGTTAGGGTATGAGGGTGTAAACCCAGACTCAAATCCAGGTTGGGTATCTTTCAATAAAGCCTGAGAGAAATATATTAGCTTTTGTCTCAGGCTTTAAGCTGATCTCATTTTTTTAAGATACTTCCATGTTGACTTTAGCAAAAGTTTCCAATTGTTTTTGATCTAATTTTTTATATTCAATACCTAAAAAAATTGCAGTTAAAACAAAAGATAAACCATCAGAAATCGGTGCTGCTATAAAAATACCGTCTAATCCGAAAAACCGAGGAAGAAGAACTACTAACGGTAATAATATGAGTAATTGACGAATAAGGCTTAAAAACATAGCCTCTTTGGCTTTCCCGACCGCAAAGAAATACCCGGTTCCTACCACCTGGAAGCCAACCACTGGCAACATAAGCTGTATTATTCTCATAGCTCTGGTTCCCATTGATATTAGTTCCAGATCAGTTTTATTAAAAAGCATGATGAACTGCTGGGGAAAAGCCATTAAAAAAATAAAACCCAGGATCACCACACCGGTAGCCGATAAGCTGGCAGTTTTAACTGTTTCCTTTACCCGATCAAATTGTTGTGCCCCAAAGTTATAACCAATAATAGGCTGAGCACCCTGGTTAATTCCAAAAATTGGCATGAGTATCAGCATATTGATACTGTTGATAATTCCCATTACCGAAATAGCGGTATCTCCACCATATTGGTTCAAAAAATTATTAAGGATAACATAGAGCAGAGTTGTTCCCATTTGTAACACAAAAGGTGCCGTTCCAATTGCTAATATTTTCGAAACAATTGGCATAAATAGCTTGAGGTTTTTAGCCTGGAAATGTAAGGTGCTTTTTCCACTAAGAAAATATCTCAGCACCCAAACCGCTGAAACCAATTGCGATAAGATGGTAGCGATCGCTGCTCCTTTAATACCCCATCCAAACCAAAAGATAAA
This region includes:
- the mepA_1 gene encoding Multidrug export protein MepA gives rise to the protein MDHSAQLRDTKISTLLWRFSIPAIVGMLVNALYNIVDRIYVGQGVGSLGIAGIAIGFPYMMLMMSFGMLVGMGSTALVSIKLGERKKEEAERTLGNAFILIVLISIGLSVIGLLFIKPILVISGGSETVLPYAIDYLRIILIGGIFSGIGFGLNNIIRAEGNPRTAMSTMLIGALLNTILDPIFIFWFGWGIKGAAIATILSQLVSAVWVLRYFLSGKSTLHFQAKNLKLFMPIVSKILAIGTAPFVLQMGTTLLYVILNNFLNQYGGDTAISVMGIINSINMLILMPIFGINQGAQPIIGYNFGAQQFDRVKETVKTASLSATGVVILGFIFLMAFPQQFIMLFNKTDLELISMGTRAMRIIQLMLPVVGFQVVGTGYFFAVGKAKEAMFLSLIRQLLILLPLVVLLPRFFGLDGIFIAAPISDGLSFVLTAIFLGIEYKKLDQKQLETFAKVNMEVS